The following proteins come from a genomic window of Nitrososphaerota archaeon:
- the map gene encoding type II methionyl aminopeptidase — protein sequence MIYIDDFFEAGKIAKKIKEEIGKIVKEGEKLIEIAEYLENRIKDEGGIPAFPCNIGINEVAAHYSPIPNDSSVIPPNSIVKIDIGVHVNGCIADTALTISLNPEYDPLVSTVNIALEEALKIIKAGVFTSYIGEVISSTIKKYGFKPISNLTGHEIDRYKLHAGTSIPNVPTREKNIFKENHIYAIEPFATFSKAIGEVFSGKEITIYKLKENFIIKEENFIKKIKEKVNSLPYSLRWFELSDIEMKIHQKLFKKGMILGYPILIEKSGYPVAQAEHTILVLKDGCKILT from the coding sequence ATGATTTATATAGATGATTTTTTTGAAGCTGGAAAAATAGCTAAAAAAATTAAAGAAGAGATTGGAAAAATAGTTAAAGAAGGTGAAAAATTAATTGAAATAGCCGAATATCTCGAGAATAGAATAAAAGATGAAGGTGGAATTCCAGCTTTTCCATGCAATATAGGTATAAATGAAGTCGCGGCCCATTATTCTCCTATTCCAAACGATTCTTCAGTTATACCCCCAAACTCGATTGTAAAAATAGATATTGGTGTACATGTAAATGGATGTATTGCCGATACTGCTTTAACAATTAGCTTAAATCCAGAATACGATCCTTTAGTTTCGACTGTTAATATTGCTTTAGAAGAGGCGTTAAAAATTATTAAAGCAGGAGTTTTTACATCATATATAGGTGAAGTTATTAGTTCAACTATTAAAAAATATGGTTTTAAGCCTATTTCAAATTTAACGGGTCACGAAATAGATAGATATAAACTTCATGCAGGAACATCGATCCCTAATGTACCCACAAGAGAAAAAAATATTTTTAAAGAAAATCATATATATGCTATAGAACCTTTTGCAACATTTTCTAAAGCTATTGGCGAAGTATTTTCTGGAAAAGAAATAACAATATATAAACTTAAAGAAAATTTTATTATTAAAGAAGAAAATTTTATTAAAAAAATTAAGGAAAAAGTAAATTCTTTACCTTATTCTCTTAGATGGTTTGAGTTATCAGATATTGAAATGAAAATTCATCAAAAACTTTTTAAAAAAGGTATGATATTAGGTTATCCTATTCTAATAGAAAAATCTGGCTATCCTGTAGCTCAAGCTGAGCATACAATTCTCGTTTTGAAAGATGGTTGTAAAATCCTTACTTAA
- a CDS encoding LLM class flavin-dependent oxidoreductase, which translates to MFLSFGIHLPTHSKYSYSDIVKISIIADKLGYNSLWVGDHFYLPEKIYIKTGGNPKKPNKLDAWTLLTAIAVQTKKIRVGTRVSPIPFYMPAKLAKIITTADIISNGRVNFGVGAGWFKDEAISYGFNWEAHKERISKMLEGLEIILKLWKEDKVTYDGKYYKVYNAPFWPKPIQKPHPPIWFGGSSKIILEAAVKYGSGFLFLTDTPLEKFKEMTNEIIKIMKCYKRRRKILLVPSLSYPDGVGEKTSEWISNIDSYIKLNASAIIIDFSQTNVSPDKAITVLKKFSKVIFPKYRKLSG; encoded by the coding sequence TTGTTTCTAAGTTTTGGCATCCATTTACCAACCCATAGTAAATATAGTTATTCTGATATTGTAAAAATTTCTATCATTGCGGATAAATTAGGCTATAATTCTTTATGGGTTGGCGACCATTTTTATCTTCCAGAAAAAATATACATAAAAACAGGAGGAAATCCTAAAAAACCAAATAAACTTGACGCTTGGACTTTGTTAACTGCTATAGCGGTACAAACGAAAAAAATTAGAGTAGGAACTCGCGTTTCTCCAATACCATTTTATATGCCAGCTAAACTTGCAAAGATTATAACAACAGCGGATATAATTTCTAATGGTCGAGTTAATTTTGGCGTAGGAGCAGGGTGGTTTAAAGATGAGGCTATTTCTTATGGTTTTAATTGGGAAGCTCATAAAGAAAGAATTTCAAAAATGTTAGAGGGATTAGAAATAATATTAAAACTTTGGAAAGAAGATAAAGTAACTTATGATGGAAAATATTATAAAGTTTATAATGCACCTTTTTGGCCAAAACCTATACAAAAACCCCATCCACCAATTTGGTTTGGCGGATCCTCAAAAATTATACTTGAAGCTGCTGTAAAATATGGAAGTGGTTTTCTCTTTTTAACAGATACACCATTGGAAAAATTTAAAGAAATGACTAATGAGATTATTAAAATAATGAAATGCTATAAAAGAAGAAGAAAAATTCTTTTAGTTCCATCACTTTCTTATCCAGATGGAGTAGGCGAAAAAACATCAGAATGGATATCAAATATAGATTCATATATTAAATTAAATGCAAGCGCTATTATAATTGATTTTTCACAAACAAACGTTTCTCCAGATAAGGCTATAACTGTTTTAAAAAAATTCTCTAAAGTGATATTTCCTAAATATAGAA
- a CDS encoding tyrosine--tRNA ligase, protein MDIEEKIKIIKSPPTVEIINEEELRKILEEKEHPITYCGYETSGPIHLGHLIAIKKQIDLQKIGLIVKVLWPDLHTFMNRKGSLEWIHKMQEYSQHCFIACGLDPQKTIFIQGSDFELDRKYIEDFMRLSLRITIARAKRSMTIVGRKMEDARVSQIVYPVFQCLDIAYLNVDIAHGGMDQRKIHMLAREFLPEIGYKKPVCLHTAILTSLTGPGEKMSSSKPETFIAVHDPPEVIEEKIMKAYCPAKEVINNPIIEICNYIIFPYYQKLEVERPSKYGGRITFYSFKELKEEYEGGKLHPLDLKKAVSESLIKILEPVRKYFKNKNEILNIIKEKKDENI, encoded by the coding sequence ATGGATATAGAAGAAAAAATAAAGATTATAAAAAGCCCGCCTACAGTGGAGATTATAAATGAAGAAGAATTACGAAAAATTTTAGAAGAAAAAGAGCATCCAATAACATATTGTGGGTATGAAACAAGTGGACCAATTCATTTAGGTCATTTAATAGCTATTAAAAAACAAATAGATTTGCAAAAAATTGGTTTAATTGTAAAAGTTTTATGGCCTGACTTACATACTTTTATGAATAGAAAAGGTTCCTTAGAATGGATTCATAAAATGCAAGAATACTCGCAGCATTGTTTTATTGCGTGCGGCTTAGATCCTCAAAAAACAATATTTATTCAAGGATCAGATTTTGAATTAGATAGGAAATATATCGAAGATTTTATGAGGCTTAGTTTACGTATAACTATCGCTAGAGCAAAAAGAAGTATGACAATTGTTGGTAGAAAAATGGAAGATGCTCGTGTTTCACAAATAGTTTATCCAGTTTTTCAATGTCTTGATATTGCTTATTTAAACGTAGATATTGCTCATGGAGGAATGGATCAAAGAAAAATACATATGCTTGCTAGAGAATTTTTACCAGAAATAGGTTATAAAAAACCGGTATGTCTCCATACAGCTATATTAACTTCTTTAACAGGACCTGGAGAAAAAATGTCTTCAAGTAAACCTGAAACATTTATAGCAGTTCATGATCCTCCAGAAGTGATTGAGGAAAAAATTATGAAAGCATATTGTCCAGCAAAAGAAGTAATTAATAATCCAATAATAGAAATTTGTAATTATATAATTTTTCCTTATTATCAAAAATTAGAAGTTGAAAGGCCTAGTAAGTATGGTGGAAGAATTACATTTTATTCATTTAAAGAATTAAAAGAAGAATATGAGGGGGGGAAATTACATCCTTTAGATCTTAAAAAGGCTGTATCAGAAAGTTTAATAAAAATTTTGGAGCCTGTAAGGAAATATTTTAAGAATAAGAATGAAATACTAAATATTATTAAAGAAAAAAAGGATGAAAACATTTAA
- a CDS encoding zf-TFIIB domain-containing protein produces the protein MLKIFPLFFLRKENLKKQETFPITVLKCPSCNSRNTRIFKENDFIFKETDKCPKCGGTMIIVGIYVEEKKIEEKV, from the coding sequence ATGCTAAAAATTTTTCCATTATTCTTTTTAAGGAAAGAAAATTTGAAAAAACAAGAAACATTCCCAATAACAGTTTTAAAATGTCCTTCATGTAATTCAAGAAATACTAGAATTTTTAAAGAAAATGATTTTATTTTTAAAGAAACAGATAAATGCCCTAAATGTGGCGGAACTATGATCATCGTTGGTATATATGTAGAAGAAAAGAAAATTGAAGAAAAAGTTTAA